From a region of the Methanolinea sp. genome:
- a CDS encoding DNA polymerase yields the protein MTNREDASRTREHEMTGPVSIDINQLEYSVGPGGPVIHIFGRDLNRNAHHLQVTGFRPYFYAPAAQVDGRAHPAQVTVEEEVAYRSIRGEMLRRLYTIKPTDVREIRDRYNHYEADIPFTTRFMIDTALTGGVSAPSEVCMYEEVRPADVSCPARICILDIECEDVRGFPDPARDAVICITCWDSYAGDYTSFIFSPGTDHCDLGVLSTREGLENGCFCAGTHDIRTFQTERSMLEAFSGYIRERDPDILSGWNFLEFDLPYLVKRMEVLGQNPVSLARLEGMTERNALRGRTVFDLLSAYRKMHATQQESYRLDAVAEVEIGETKVRYTGTISELWKNDPCLLVEYNFKDVELCVAINQKNRIIEFYREIARYVGCPLERTLNSSSVIDVFVLRKAFGRYVLPSKGFAPSEEFEGATVFEPSRGVRENVVVLDLKSLYPMAMMTINASPETKDPGGELKAPNGIRFRKEPDGLTRSIISDLLVEREEKKKMRNQFPFNSPEYILYDLQQNVLKVIMNTYYGVSGYTRFRLYDREIGAAVTSVGRAIIEHTRSVIEALGYRVIYGDTDSCMVLIPPGNLEETIGKARTIEEAVNRSYTGFARQELAVERHYFSIKFEKIYRRFFQAGKKKRYAGHLVWKEGKEADEIDVVGFEIRRSDSPQITRAVQKRVMEMILHGEEYESVRDYLADIIRNYRAGKYSLDEIGIPGGIGKDLSDYQTDDAHIRGARYSNEHLGMEFAKGSKPKRVYIKNVTAKYRKTDVLCFEYGDQVPPEFQVDWELMLEKTLRQPISRIIEALGWKWTDIDPSRTTLAQWGIG from the coding sequence ATGACAAACAGGGAGGATGCCTCCAGGACAAGGGAGCATGAAATGACCGGGCCGGTCAGCATTGATATCAACCAGTTGGAATATTCCGTTGGCCCCGGAGGGCCGGTCATCCACATCTTCGGCCGTGATTTGAATAGAAATGCCCACCACCTCCAGGTCACCGGCTTTCGTCCCTACTTCTATGCACCGGCAGCGCAGGTGGATGGCAGGGCCCACCCGGCTCAGGTCACTGTCGAGGAAGAGGTAGCTTACCGCTCCATCCGGGGCGAGATGCTCCGGAGGCTCTATACCATAAAGCCTACCGATGTCCGGGAGATTCGCGACCGTTACAACCACTACGAGGCTGATATCCCGTTCACCACGCGGTTCATGATCGATACCGCGCTGACCGGGGGGGTTTCTGCACCATCCGAAGTCTGCATGTATGAAGAAGTCCGGCCGGCAGACGTCTCCTGCCCGGCCCGGATCTGCATCCTTGACATCGAGTGCGAGGACGTGAGAGGCTTCCCCGACCCGGCACGCGATGCGGTGATCTGCATCACCTGCTGGGATTCGTACGCCGGTGATTATACAAGTTTTATCTTTTCTCCGGGAACGGACCACTGCGATCTTGGTGTTCTCTCAACCAGGGAAGGGCTGGAAAACGGGTGCTTCTGCGCAGGGACCCACGATATACGGACCTTCCAGACAGAGCGCAGCATGCTCGAGGCCTTCTCGGGATACATCCGCGAGCGTGACCCAGATATCCTCTCTGGGTGGAACTTCCTGGAATTCGACCTTCCCTACCTGGTCAAACGGATGGAGGTCCTGGGCCAGAACCCCGTCTCGCTCGCCCGGCTCGAAGGAATGACTGAGCGAAACGCGCTCCGCGGCAGAACAGTCTTCGATCTCCTCTCGGCATACCGGAAGATGCACGCCACCCAGCAGGAGTCCTACCGCCTCGATGCCGTGGCCGAAGTAGAGATCGGTGAGACCAAGGTCCGGTATACCGGCACCATCAGCGAGCTCTGGAAGAACGATCCCTGCCTCCTCGTCGAGTATAACTTCAAGGACGTCGAGCTCTGCGTGGCCATCAACCAGAAAAACAGGATCATCGAATTCTACCGCGAGATCGCCCGGTACGTTGGCTGCCCGCTCGAGAGGACCCTGAACTCATCGAGCGTCATCGATGTCTTTGTCCTCCGGAAAGCCTTCGGGCGCTACGTCCTTCCCTCGAAAGGGTTTGCCCCCTCCGAAGAGTTTGAAGGGGCAACGGTCTTTGAGCCGAGCAGAGGGGTCCGGGAGAACGTCGTGGTCCTTGACCTGAAGTCACTCTACCCAATGGCCATGATGACCATCAACGCCTCCCCGGAGACGAAGGATCCGGGTGGAGAGCTGAAGGCCCCCAACGGCATCCGGTTCAGGAAAGAGCCGGACGGACTCACCCGGAGCATCATAAGCGACCTCCTGGTCGAACGGGAGGAGAAGAAGAAGATGCGGAACCAGTTCCCCTTCAATTCCCCGGAGTATATCCTCTACGACCTCCAGCAGAATGTCCTCAAGGTCATCATGAATACCTACTACGGGGTAAGCGGGTACACGCGCTTCCGGCTCTACGACCGGGAGATCGGTGCAGCAGTCACCTCGGTGGGGCGAGCAATCATCGAGCATACCCGGTCGGTCATCGAGGCGCTCGGTTACCGGGTCATCTATGGCGACACCGACTCCTGCATGGTGCTCATCCCGCCCGGCAACCTAGAAGAGACCATCGGGAAGGCCCGTACCATCGAGGAGGCCGTGAACCGGAGCTATACAGGGTTCGCCCGGCAGGAGCTTGCAGTGGAACGCCACTACTTCTCCATCAAGTTTGAGAAGATCTACCGGCGGTTCTTCCAGGCCGGGAAGAAGAAGCGGTATGCCGGACACCTCGTCTGGAAGGAGGGTAAAGAGGCCGATGAGATCGATGTCGTAGGGTTTGAGATCCGCCGGAGTGACTCACCACAGATCACCCGGGCGGTCCAGAAACGGGTGATGGAGATGATCCTCCACGGTGAAGAGTACGAGTCCGTCAGGGACTACCTGGCCGATATCATCAGGAACTATCGTGCCGGTAAGTATTCACTTGACGAGATCGGCATCCCGGGGGGGATAGGAAAGGATCTTTCCGACTACCAGACCGATGATGCCCATATTCGGGGTGCAAGATATTCAAACGAGCATCTCGGGATGGAGTTTGCAAAAGGGAGTAAGCCAAAACGGGTATACATCAAGAACGTCACCGCCAAGTACCGGAAGACCGATGTGCTCTGCTTCGAGTATGGCGACCAGGTTCCCCCAGAATTCCAGGTAGACTGGGAGCTGATGCTGGAAAAGACCCTCCGGCAGCCGATCTCCCGGATCATCGAAGCGCTGGGCTGGAAATGGACAGACATCGACCCATCCCGGACCACACTGGCCCAGTGGGGTATCGGTTGA
- a CDS encoding dihydroorotate dehydrogenase electron transfer subunit, whose product MGDRCGRVLEIREVVKESPSVRTLYFGESFSFCPGQFVMVWVPGIDEVPMALSSARSITVQDVGEATAALCGMRPGDLIGIRGPFGNGFPEGDGILAIAGGVGAAPLRPLVVEGRVDTLLLGARNAGELLFTREFSSATRLLTATDDGTAGHHGFVTDLLAREDPRAYDLICICGPERMMHAILCALDRAGIAGRGFFSLNRYMKCGIGLCGSCCIDPDGLRVCRDGPVFSGDILLCSEFGRYCRDSSGRKKPV is encoded by the coding sequence ATGGGTGACAGGTGTGGCCGGGTACTTGAGATCAGGGAAGTCGTGAAAGAGTCCCCGTCCGTCCGGACCCTGTACTTCGGAGAGTCATTCTCATTCTGTCCAGGCCAGTTCGTCATGGTATGGGTTCCGGGCATCGATGAGGTGCCGATGGCACTCTCCTCTGCCCGCTCCATCACCGTCCAGGATGTCGGCGAGGCCACCGCAGCCCTCTGCGGGATGCGGCCCGGCGACCTGATCGGGATCCGCGGACCGTTCGGCAACGGGTTTCCTGAGGGAGACGGGATCCTTGCGATTGCCGGGGGAGTCGGCGCTGCCCCGCTCCGGCCACTGGTTGTGGAGGGCCGGGTTGATACGCTGCTGCTCGGTGCGCGGAACGCAGGCGAGCTCCTCTTCACGCGGGAGTTTTCCAGCGCCACCCGGCTGCTCACAGCAACCGATGACGGAACGGCAGGGCACCACGGGTTCGTGACCGATCTCCTGGCACGGGAAGATCCCCGGGCCTACGACCTGATCTGCATCTGTGGCCCCGAGAGGATGATGCACGCCATCCTGTGCGCTCTCGACCGCGCAGGAATAGCCGGCCGCGGGTTCTTCAGCCTCAACCGCTATATGAAGTGCGGTATAGGCCTGTGCGGGTCCTGTTGCATTGATCCCGACGGTCTCCGTGTCTGCCGTGATGGCCCGGTCTTCTCCGGGGATATCCTGCTCTGCTCGGAATTCGGTCGCTATTGTCGCGACTCGAGCGGCAGGAAAAAACCGGTCTGA
- a CDS encoding cobyrinate a,c-diamide synthase, whose amino-acid sequence MLPDRRKPAGIPRIMIAGTHSGCGKTTVSRGIMQALRRSGLVVQPFKVGPDFIDPTHHTAICGRISRNLDPFMMGEDGVAATFHAASAGADISVIEGVMGMYDGLEGTSMASTAHVMRILRTPALLVVDVRAMSRSAHAVIKGYRTFEPGINLAGVIFNCIGSPRHRAMIEEGLSIRALGFIPRIPELGMESRHLGLKMAFELEADPLPGNVVLEHCDVDGILEIARSAPFLPAAPARPRHIIPDVTIGVARDEAFCFCYHDNIECLERAGARIAFFSPLRDPLPEADGYYFCGGYPELHAATLERAPCRTAIRSAAEKGMPIYAECGGLMYLCKSMTVGETDFRMAGILPGSARMTAGIQALGYSEGQWTGGPAMAVPGLPIRGHEFHYSAVEPGRDARFAITLNRGTGIMEGRDGLTEFQAVGTYTHSYFSPEFSESLVSAARNR is encoded by the coding sequence ATGCTGCCCGACCGCAGGAAACCCGCCGGCATCCCCCGGATAATGATCGCCGGTACCCACAGCGGGTGCGGGAAGACAACCGTGTCACGGGGCATAATGCAGGCCCTGCGCAGGAGCGGCCTTGTGGTCCAGCCGTTCAAGGTCGGCCCCGATTTCATCGACCCGACCCACCATACCGCGATCTGCGGCCGCATCTCCCGCAACCTGGATCCCTTCATGATGGGGGAGGACGGGGTTGCCGCGACCTTCCATGCCGCATCCGCTGGCGCCGATATCTCAGTGATTGAAGGTGTCATGGGGATGTACGATGGTCTCGAGGGAACATCCATGGCCAGTACCGCCCACGTCATGCGCATTCTCCGGACCCCGGCCTTGCTCGTTGTGGACGTTAGAGCGATGTCCCGCAGCGCACATGCCGTCATCAAGGGGTACCGTACATTTGAGCCCGGCATCAACTTGGCCGGGGTGATCTTCAACTGCATAGGAAGCCCCAGGCACCGGGCCATGATCGAGGAAGGGCTCTCGATCCGCGCCCTGGGCTTCATCCCGCGCATCCCAGAACTCGGTATGGAGAGCCGCCACCTGGGTCTCAAGATGGCATTTGAGCTGGAAGCCGACCCGCTCCCGGGGAACGTGGTGCTTGAGCACTGCGATGTGGACGGAATCCTTGAAATCGCCCGATCCGCTCCTTTTCTCCCGGCCGCTCCAGCTCGCCCGCGCCACATTATTCCTGATGTGACAATCGGTGTGGCGCGGGACGAAGCATTCTGTTTCTGTTACCATGACAACATCGAATGCCTCGAGCGGGCAGGTGCCCGAATCGCCTTCTTCTCTCCGCTGCGTGACCCGCTCCCTGAGGCGGACGGATACTATTTCTGCGGGGGATATCCCGAGCTCCATGCTGCTACCCTTGAGCGTGCGCCCTGCCGGACGGCAATAAGGTCGGCCGCGGAGAAGGGAATGCCGATCTATGCAGAATGCGGCGGTCTCATGTACCTCTGCAAGTCCATGACGGTTGGGGAGACGGATTTCAGGATGGCCGGCATCCTCCCCGGCAGTGCCCGCATGACCGCGGGTATCCAGGCGCTTGGCTACTCGGAGGGGCAGTGGACCGGAGGACCGGCGATGGCCGTTCCTGGCCTTCCCATCCGGGGACATGAGTTCCACTATTCAGCAGTGGAACCTGGCCGTGATGCACGCTTCGCCATCACCCTTAACCGGGGGACAGGTATCATGGAAGGCAGGGACGGACTCACCGAGTTCCAGGCCGTTGGAACCTATACACACTCGTATTTTTCGCCGGAATTTTCCGAGTCCCTGGTCAGCGCAGCCCGTAACCGGTAG
- a CDS encoding lactate dehydrogenase, translating to MTRLAVLGVGRIGGEVAFLSSVLGLADDLVLFDTAETLLRSQVLDLIHTGLDITISTDWRDTAEADICVFAAGIPRNPAVKSRADLLSVNLPVASSCSRALTRFSGVLITVTNPMDANNYYLCRNTGLEPRQCIGFGGQIDSARFGTVLQEQGISGTPWVIGEHGEHQVPVFSRLEQDVPEPLRDDILESLRKASMEVIRGKGGTEFGPALHIAHLIRIISGDERTLLPCSCVLEGEYGLDRCSLGVPAAVGRNGIHSISEWDLDGWEQEKFKAAGAFVTDLCTRLGI from the coding sequence ATGACCAGGCTCGCAGTGCTGGGAGTGGGAAGGATTGGGGGAGAGGTTGCCTTCCTCTCCTCGGTCCTCGGCCTTGCCGATGACCTGGTGCTTTTTGACACCGCAGAAACCCTCCTCCGCTCCCAGGTGCTCGACCTGATCCATACCGGGCTGGATATCACGATCAGCACCGACTGGCGTGATACTGCGGAAGCCGACATCTGCGTATTTGCCGCAGGAATTCCCCGGAATCCCGCAGTGAAATCCCGGGCCGACCTGCTCTCGGTCAACCTGCCGGTGGCATCGAGCTGCAGCCGGGCTCTCACCCGCTTTTCCGGAGTGCTGATCACCGTGACCAACCCGATGGATGCAAATAACTATTACCTCTGCCGGAACACGGGACTTGAACCCCGGCAGTGCATCGGGTTTGGCGGGCAGATCGACAGTGCCCGGTTCGGAACGGTGCTGCAGGAACAGGGCATCTCCGGAACCCCCTGGGTGATAGGTGAACATGGCGAACATCAGGTGCCGGTCTTCTCCCGGCTGGAGCAGGACGTCCCGGAACCTCTCAGGGATGATATCCTGGAAAGCCTCCGGAAGGCAAGCATGGAGGTTATCCGTGGCAAGGGAGGGACCGAGTTTGGCCCCGCCCTGCACATTGCACATCTCATCAGGATCATATCCGGTGATGAACGGACTCTTCTCCCCTGCTCATGTGTGCTGGAGGGCGAATACGGGCTTGACCGGTGCTCCCTGGGGGTTCCGGCAGCTGTCGGCAGGAACGGCATCCACAGTATCTCCGAATGGGATCTGGATGGATGGGAACAGGAAAAATTCAAGGCAGCCGGTGCGTTTGTGACCGACCTCTGCACGCGGCTTGGTATCTGA
- the ilvD gene encoding dihydroxy-acid dehydratase has translation MPVLRSDEVKKGYHRAPNRALLRALGITQGELERPFIGVANAWNDIVPGHIHLRALAGKVREGIAAGGGVPFEFGVIGVCDGIAMGHEGMRYSLPSRENIADSIELMAQAHRFDGLVLVGTCDKIVPGMLMAAARINIPSVVVTGGPMLPGYAEGQDLSLIDVFEGVGRVAGGSLDEKSLADLERCAMPGCGSCQGLYTANTMACMTEAMGMSLPGCAASPAVDADKLRIARLSGERVLSLVQENICPRDIITRDSLENAIRVDMALGGSTNTVLHLIAIANEAGVPLDLEAFNRIGSRIPHICHMQPAGPHSMAALHRSGGIPAVLKALERELSDTPTVSGESIRSIARSAPVPAPSIIQTIDSPISQAGGLRILRGSLAPGGAVIKSAAVSRDMWTHRGPAKVFDGEKEAMEAILSRHVREGDVVVIRYEGPRGGPGMPEMLSPTSALMGLGYTRVALVTDGRFSGGTRGPCIGHVTPEAAAGGPIGLVHDGDTIAIDLHERTLDVILPRAELERRRSFWTPKAKPISGVLARYAETVAQADRGAVLGRE, from the coding sequence ATGCCGGTCTTGAGAAGTGATGAAGTAAAGAAGGGCTACCACAGGGCCCCGAACCGTGCGCTGCTCAGGGCCCTGGGGATTACCCAGGGGGAACTTGAACGCCCGTTTATCGGGGTGGCAAATGCCTGGAACGATATCGTACCCGGCCATATCCACCTCCGGGCGCTTGCCGGGAAAGTGAGGGAAGGGATTGCTGCTGGCGGTGGCGTACCTTTTGAATTCGGGGTCATCGGGGTATGCGACGGTATCGCCATGGGCCATGAAGGGATGCGCTACTCGCTCCCTTCACGTGAAAACATTGCCGATTCCATCGAGCTCATGGCCCAGGCCCACCGGTTCGACGGACTTGTCCTTGTCGGGACCTGTGACAAGATCGTCCCTGGCATGCTGATGGCCGCGGCACGGATCAATATCCCGTCTGTAGTGGTGACCGGAGGGCCGATGTTGCCGGGTTACGCGGAAGGGCAAGACCTCTCGCTCATCGATGTATTCGAAGGAGTGGGCCGGGTTGCAGGCGGATCTCTTGATGAAAAAAGCCTTGCAGACCTGGAACGGTGTGCCATGCCGGGGTGCGGGAGCTGCCAGGGACTCTACACGGCAAATACCATGGCCTGCATGACCGAAGCGATGGGGATGTCGCTTCCAGGCTGTGCTGCTTCCCCGGCGGTCGATGCCGATAAACTCCGGATCGCCCGGTTGTCGGGAGAACGGGTACTCTCCCTTGTGCAGGAGAACATCTGCCCCCGCGATATCATTACCCGGGATAGCCTCGAGAACGCCATCCGGGTTGATATGGCCCTTGGCGGCAGCACGAACACGGTGCTCCACCTGATAGCAATCGCCAATGAAGCAGGTGTGCCACTCGACCTCGAGGCGTTTAACCGGATCGGCTCGCGGATTCCGCATATCTGTCACATGCAACCGGCAGGACCGCATTCGATGGCCGCACTCCATCGTTCGGGCGGCATACCGGCCGTCCTCAAAGCACTCGAACGGGAGCTTTCCGATACTCCGACCGTATCCGGGGAGAGCATCAGGTCGATTGCCAGGTCCGCACCGGTCCCTGCTCCATCGATCATCCAGACCATTGACTCTCCCATCAGCCAGGCGGGCGGGCTACGCATTCTGCGGGGGAGCCTCGCACCGGGTGGCGCGGTGATCAAGTCGGCAGCTGTCTCCCGCGATATGTGGACGCATCGTGGTCCCGCAAAGGTCTTTGACGGGGAGAAGGAAGCGATGGAAGCAATCCTTTCACGCCATGTCAGGGAAGGCGACGTGGTCGTGATCCGGTACGAAGGCCCCCGTGGCGGTCCCGGCATGCCGGAGATGCTCTCTCCGACCTCGGCGCTGATGGGGCTCGGTTACACCAGAGTCGCGCTAGTAACGGACGGGCGGTTCTCGGGAGGGACCCGTGGCCCCTGCATCGGCCACGTCACCCCTGAGGCAGCGGCTGGCGGCCCGATCGGTCTCGTCCATGACGGAGACACTATTGCAATCGACCTCCATGAACGGACGCTTGATGTCATCCTCCCCAGGGCGGAGCTTGAACGAAGACGCTCATTCTGGACCCCAAAAGCAAAGCCGATCAGCGGCGTTCTTGCCCGGTATGCAGAGACCGTTGCCCAGGCAGACCGCGGAGCCGTCCTTGGCAGAGAGTAA
- a CDS encoding dihydroorotate dehydrogenase, with protein MPKLRPGTVHVGGVNLANHLILAAGILGTTGASLARMLESGAGGAVTKSIGPYPCAGHPGPCVVEVDAGVLNAMGLPNPSHEFVDEIAPLAGKPVIASIYGGSPAEFRTVAGWFAGQVAAFELNVSCPHAAGYGAALGSDPRMVEKCTRAVNDIGVPVWVKLTPNVTDIAACGRAAEQGGASAIVAINTLKAMRISPELRRPVLGNRFGGLSGKAIFPIAVRCVYELYEACSIPIIGCGGISSARDVLEMMMAGAAAVEIGTAVKDDPRIFGKIAADLYSPDGVRADDLVGCAHG; from the coding sequence CTGCCGAAACTGCGACCCGGAACCGTGCATGTCGGAGGAGTAAACCTTGCCAACCACCTCATCCTTGCTGCAGGAATTCTCGGGACCACGGGAGCATCGCTTGCACGGATGCTGGAGAGCGGTGCAGGGGGGGCAGTCACCAAGTCCATTGGGCCGTATCCTTGTGCTGGCCATCCCGGCCCCTGCGTGGTCGAGGTGGATGCCGGGGTCCTGAATGCAATGGGCCTGCCCAATCCCTCTCATGAATTCGTCGATGAGATCGCTCCCCTGGCAGGAAAACCGGTCATCGCCAGTATCTATGGCGGCAGCCCTGCGGAGTTCCGGACGGTTGCCGGATGGTTTGCAGGGCAGGTTGCAGCGTTTGAGCTCAATGTGAGCTGCCCCCATGCCGCGGGCTACGGCGCAGCACTGGGTTCTGACCCCCGCATGGTCGAGAAATGTACCCGTGCTGTCAACGATATTGGTGTTCCGGTGTGGGTCAAGCTGACCCCCAATGTCACGGACATCGCCGCCTGCGGCCGGGCTGCCGAGCAGGGAGGGGCGAGCGCCATCGTGGCCATCAATACCCTGAAGGCCATGCGCATATCCCCGGAACTGCGGCGGCCGGTCCTCGGCAACCGGTTCGGGGGGCTCTCCGGGAAGGCGATCTTTCCCATCGCAGTCCGCTGCGTATACGAACTCTACGAAGCATGTTCAATTCCCATTATTGGGTGCGGGGGAATTTCCTCTGCGCGGGATGTGCTCGAGATGATGATGGCCGGTGCAGCAGCTGTGGAGATTGGAACCGCAGTAAAAGATGACCCCCGGATATTCGGAAAGATCGCGGCAGATCTCTATAGCCCTGACGGTGTCAGGGCAGACGACCTGGTGGGGTGCGCCCATGGGTGA
- a CDS encoding RDD family protein: protein MGENDLDYETLHLARWDTRFWAWLVDFILVSLVLNIFSNPFHFISGLFSWHYFDYFLRSLGFLVYWTAMEGVYGQSIGKMVLNIKVTDRAGKPVSFQKALVESLGKSFILPIDCLIGWLGMPGKKLRLFNRVSGTIVVKTDYREPAGIRYIRDKE, encoded by the coding sequence ATGGGTGAGAACGACCTGGACTACGAGACGCTTCACCTTGCCCGGTGGGATACCCGGTTCTGGGCCTGGCTGGTCGATTTTATCCTGGTCAGCCTGGTCCTGAACATATTCTCAAATCCCTTTCATTTCATCAGTGGGCTGTTCTCCTGGCATTATTTCGACTATTTTCTCCGGAGCCTGGGATTCCTGGTCTACTGGACAGCGATGGAAGGGGTATATGGGCAGTCGATCGGAAAGATGGTGCTGAACATCAAGGTCACCGACCGCGCTGGAAAGCCAGTCAGTTTCCAGAAAGCCCTGGTCGAAAGTCTCGGGAAATCGTTTATCCTCCCCATCGACTGCCTTATCGGGTGGCTCGGCATGCCGGGAAAAAAGCTCAGGTTATTTAACCGTGTCTCGGGTACCATCGTGGTCAAGACCGATTACCGGGAACCGGCGGGGATCCGGTACATTCGCGACAAGGAATAA